In the genome of Botrytis cinerea B05.10 chromosome 5, complete sequence, one region contains:
- the Bccat6 gene encoding Bccat6 has protein sequence MASKLGSPERPVYTLAEGVPVADPTTSLQLNTFGLGGLVLLQDTQLIETLAHFSRERIPERVVHAQAAGAFGEFEVTHDISDLTSAAFLNGIGKKTPCMVRISTVGGEKGYPDVVRDVRGYAMKFYTEEGNQDFVFNNTPIFFIRDPLKFPSLNRSHKRHPQTNAPDADMFWDFHNNNPEGIHQIMYLFSDRGTPASLRHLNAYSGHTYKFTKQNGTFKYVRFHFHSDQGVRNNTAAVAEKLSGTNPDHHKLDLFNAIERGEFPSWTASVQVMDPEDAQSFRWNVFDMTKVWPHSEVPLRPFGKMTLNRNPNNFFTDIEQAAFSPSNMVPGIAPSADPVLQARLFSYPDAARYRLGTNYQQLQSNAPHCPVYTPYQRDGLSSINGNYGPDPNYVRSSFVPLAPVTKNAQAVHNIQHELWSGKVTAFTSEVVDDDFIQPRYFWREVLGKQEGQQENLVGNVAGEFANVKHERVRREAIEIFRRVDEDLAKRIEKKIVELSNA, from the exons ATGGCATCCAAG CTCGGCTCCCCCGAGAGACCTGTTTACACTTTAGCCGAAG GAGTACCAGTTGCGGATCCGACAACTTCATTGCAATTGAACACTTTCGGTCTAGGAGGCCTTGTATTATTGCAAGACACACAATTGATCGAAACGCTTGCGCATTTCTCACGAGAGAGAATTCCAGAGAG AGTAGTTCATGCCCAGGCTGCTGGCGCTTTTGGAGAATTTGAAGTTACTCACGACATTTCGGATTTGACTTCAGCAGCCTTCTTGAATGGCATTGGAAAGAAGACTCCTTGCATGGTGCGCATATCCACAgttggaggagaaaaaggataTCCAGATGTCGTGCGAGATGTGAGAGGCTATGCCATGAAATTTTATACCGAGGAGGGAAACCAAGACTTCGTCTTCAATAATACTCCTATATTTTTCATTCGCGATCCTCTCAAATTCCCTTCGCTAAACCGATCACATAAACGTCACCCACAAACAAATGCCCCGGATGCTGACATGTTTTGGGATTTCCACAACAATAACCCCGAAGGAATACATCAGATCATGTATCTCTTCTCCGATCGAGGAACTCCTGCTTCATTAAGACATCTAAACGCGTACAGTGGCCATACTTATAAGTTTACTAAGCAAAATGGCACATTCAAATATGTACGATTCCACTTTCATTCGGATCAAGGAGTGAGGAATAATACAGCAGCCGTGGCAGAGAAGCTCTCAGGAACAAATCCGGATCACCATAAGTTGGATCTTTTTAATGCCATCGAACGTGGAGAGTTTCCTAGCTGGACAGCAAGTGTTCAAGTTATGGATCCAGAAGATGCCCAATCGTTTCGTTGGAACGTGTTTGATATGACTAAAGTATGGCCACATAGCGAAGTTCCATTAAGACCTTTTGGTAAAATGACCCTAAACCGAAAC CCAAACAATTTCTTCACAGACATCGAACAAGCAGCTTTCTCGCCCTCGAATATGGTACCAGGTATTGCGCCATCTGCAGATCCAG TTCTCCAAGCCCGTCTTTTTTCATATCCAGATGCCGCTCGCTACCGCCTTGGCACAAATTATCAGCAACTCCAATCCAACGCTCCTCATTGTCCCGTCTACACACCATATCAACGCGATGgtctttcttcaatcaacGGTAACTATGGCCCCGATCCAAATTATGTCCGATCGAGCTTCGTACCACTTGCTCCTGTGACCAAAAATGCTCAGGCCGTGCATAATATTCAACATGAGCTCTGGAGCGGAAAAGTAACGGCGTTTACGAGTGAAGTTGTAGACGATGATTTTATACAGCCGAGGTATTTTTGGAGAGAGGTTCTAGGAAAACAGGAAGGTCAGCAGGAAAACCTGGTGGGCAATGTTGCGGGGGAGTTCGCGAATGTCAAGCATGAGAGAGTTAGAAGGGAGGCTATTG AGATCTTTAGGAGggttgatgaagatttggcaaagagaatagagaagaaaattgtaGAGTTGTCAAATGCTTGA
- the Bcdsc2 gene encoding Bcdsc2, producing MLSTGFSDAPVTRSLVYGVIVTSLLASITDSKHFFYIQADPHLLRYHQLWRMLSYQLCYTNSTEVFFGAITYYNMRVVERLWGSRRFASFLILSFCFTSIISPVLLILLRPLSLYVINYLPAGPTALIFAILAQYHAVIPHQYKYKVAATSAPMTEENFVGVTFSDKSYIYLPAIQLGLSQFPGSLISAMVGWIIGYCWRNDVLPTALTRWRLPGWMVGVQAKKRSEGFEGMRRRLEGENTAAATGSDGQSGGEVGRRRTLANQFIDQFRGAP from the exons ATGCTCTCTACCGGGTTTTCAGATGCGCCAGTAACGCGCAGCCTTGTCTATGGGGTTATCGTAACCTCGCTCCTCGCCAGTATCACAGATTCAAAGCATTTTTTCTATATACAAGCAGATCCTCATCTGCTACGATATCATCAATTATGGCGGATGCTCAGTTATCAATTATGCTATACTAATTCGACAGAAGTGTTTTTTGGCGCGATAACATACTATAATATGAGAGTGGTGGAAAGATTATGGGGATCTCGTAGATTTGCC TCTTTCCTGATATTATCTTTCTGCTTCACATCGATAATATCGCCAGTCTTACTGATCCTTCTGCGACCTCTTTCCCTCTACGTGATAAATTATCTGCCCGCAGGACCAACGGCTCTTATATTTGCTATCCTAGCCCAATATCATGCCGTTATTCCGcatcaatacaaatacaaagtTGCAGCTACATCTGCACCTATGACCGAGGAGAATTTCGTGGGCGTTACATTCTCGGATaaatcatacatatatcttCCCGCTATTCAACTGGGTCTTTCGCAATTCCCAGGCTCGCTGATATCTGCTATGGTCGGCTGGATTATTGGTTATTGCTGGCGAAACGATGTGCTACCTACAGCTCTTACGCGATGGAGATTACCGGGTTGGATGGTAGGCGTTCAGGCCAAAAAGAGAAGTGAAGGGTTTGAAGGAATGAGGAGGAGATTAGAAGGAGAAAATACAGCGGCTGCTACCGGATCGGATGGTCAGTCGGGCGGAGAAGtcggaagaagaagaactctGGCGAATCAATTTATTGATCAATTTAGAGGAGCGCCATAA